A stretch of DNA from Yoonia sp. BS5-3:
TCGAACTCAGTTCGGGTCTTTAGTCGTCGCCCTTCAGAGCTGCACCAAGGATATCGCCCAAGGATGCGCCGCTGTCAGAGGAACCGAATTGCTCAACCGCTTCTTTTTCTTCTGCGATCTCACGCGCCTTGATCGACAGACCCAGCTTGCGGGTCTTGCTGTCGATATTGGTCACGCGCACGTCGACCTTGTCGCCAACGCCGAAACGCTCTGGACGCTGCTCGGCACGGTCACGGGACAGGTCAGAGCGACGGATGAAGGATTTTGCGCCTTCATAATCCACCTCGATGCCACCATCTTCGATCTTGGTGACTTCAACGGTGATAACCGAACCACGCTTGACGCCGCCAACAGCCTCGGCGAACGGATCACCGTCCAGGGCTTTGATCGACAGGCTGATACGCTCTTTTTCCACGTCAACTTCAGCAACCTTGGCCTTGACCACGTCACCTTTGCGGAAATCACCGATGACGTCTTCGCCGCGGCCTTCCCATGTCAGGTCAGACAGGTGCACCATGCCGTCGATATCACCTTCAAGGCCAACAAACAGACCGAATTCGGTGATGTTTTTGACTTCGCCTTCAACTTCAGTGCCTTCAGGGAACTGCTCGGCGAAGACTTCCCATGGGTTGCGCTGTGTCTGCTTCAGGCCAAGGGAAACGCGGCGCTTGGTGCTGTCGATTTCCAGAACCATGACTTCGACTTCCTGAGAGGTCGACACGATCTTGCCGGGGTGGACGTTTTTCTTGGTCCAAGACATCTCGGAGACGTGTACCAGACCTTCAACACCCGCTTCCAGCTCAACAAATGCACCATAGTCGGTGATGTTGGTTACGCGGCCCTGATGAACCGAACCAAGGCTGAACTTGGCTTCAACAGCATCCCAAGGATCGTCCTGCAGCTGCTTCATGCCCAGGCTGATACGGTGAGTTTCTTTGTTGATCTTGATGACCTGCACCTTGATCGTTTCACCAATTGTCAGGATCTCGGATGGGTGGTTGACCCGGCGCCATGCCATGTCAGTCACGTGCAACAGACCGTCAACACCGCCAAGGTCAACGAACGCACCGTATTCGGTG
This window harbors:
- the rpsA gene encoding 30S ribosomal protein S1 gives rise to the protein MANTMEEFEALLNESFEMDTPSEGSVVKGKVIAIEAGQAIIDVGYKMEGRVELKEFANPGEDPELAVGDTVEVFLRQVENAKGEAVISREMARREEAWDRLEKAYADEERVDGAIFGRVKGGFTVDLGGAVAFLPGSQVDVRPVRDAGPLMGLKQPFQILKMDRRRGNIVVSRRAILEESRAEQRAEVIGNLTEGQEVDGVVKNITEYGAFVDLGGVDGLLHVTDMAWRRVNHPSEILTIGETIKVQVIKINKETHRISLGMKQLQDDPWDAVEAKFSLGSVHQGRVTNITDYGAFVELEAGVEGLVHVSEMSWTKKNVHPGKIVSTSQEVEVMVLEIDSTKRRVSLGLKQTQRNPWEVFAEQFPEGTEVEGEVKNITEFGLFVGLEGDIDGMVHLSDLTWEGRGEDVIGDFRKGDVVKAKVAEVDVEKERISLSIKALDGDPFAEAVGGVKRGSVITVEVTKIEDGGIEVDYEGAKSFIRRSDLSRDRAEQRPERFGVGDKVDVRVTNIDSKTRKLGLSIKAREIAEEKEAVEQFGSSDSGASLGDILGAALKGDD